In Aedes albopictus strain Foshan chromosome 3, AalbF5, whole genome shotgun sequence, the following are encoded in one genomic region:
- the LOC134290964 gene encoding uncharacterized protein LOC134290964, with translation MKLGLDDKFLVLQNTKLGWVVSGGYKELQTQPISSEPSCLLVTSNETLSEHLRLFWELEEYINTPPHYSDEEIRCEEHFAKHTNRDYTGRFVVRLPFSKSPVALGKSRDIAEKRMHHLERMLERYPKLREQYHTFIQEYIDLGHMSLATSSAPDECVFLPHHCVVKEASSKTKCRVVFDASAKAYNGKSLNDILMTGPVLQDSLVNILLRFRFPSVVAGDVRQIYRNCRILCRWSKEEPLLEYCLNTVTYGTKSASYPATKFVQQLLLSHEEYFPETVQRAIKGTYVEDVLTGAENIDEAKQLRQELCQIFAAGGFHLRKWASFESKEYLKRIAK, from the coding sequence ATGAAGCTTGGCCTGGACGACAAATTTCTTGTACTCCAAAATACAAAACTCGGCTGGGTAGTTTCCGGTGGTTATAAGGAGCTTCAAACTCAACCGATCTCTAGCGAACCTTCCTGCCTACTAGTCACTTCGAATGAAACCTTGTCAGAGCACCTGCGATTGTTCTGGGAGCTGGAAGAGTacatcaacactcctcctcactACAGCGATGAGGAGATCCGATGCGAAGAACACTTCGCCAAACATACGAATCGCGACTACACAGGTAGATTCGTTGTTCGGCTTCCATTCTCGAAGAGCCCTGTAGCTCTCGGCAAATCGCGGGATATTGCTGAGAAGAGAATGCATCATCTTGAGCGAATGCTAGAAAGGTATCCCAAACTACGAGAACAATATCACACGTTCATACAAGAGTACATTGACCTCGGTCATATGAGCCTCGCCACGAGTAGTGCTCCAGATGAATGCGTGTTCCTTCCACACCATTGCGTTGTTAAAGAAGCTAGCTCTAAGACAAAATGTAGAGTAGTTTTTGATGCATCGGCCAAAGCATACAACGGCAAATCGCTCAACGATATCCTTATGACAGGTCCCGTATTACAAGATTCTCTGGTGAACATTCTATTGCGGTTCCGGTTTCCTTCCGTCGTGGCAGGTGACGTTAGGCAAATCTACCGCAATTGCAGAATATTGTGCCGCTGGTCTAAGGAGGAACCACTGCTAGAATATTGCTTGAATACCGTAACTTACGGTACTAAAAGTGCATCGTACCCAGCGACAAAATTCGTTCAACAACTTCTGCTTTCACATGAGGAATATTTCCCAGAGACTGTCCAACGAGCCATCAAGGGTACTTATGTTGAGGATGTCCTGACCGGCGCTGAAAACATCGATGAAGCAAAACAGCTTCGCCAAGAGCTCTGCCAAATATTTGCTGCCGGAGGTTTCCACCTGCGGAAATGGGCTTCCTTCGAGTCGAAGGAGTACCTAAAGAGGATCGCGAAATGA